In a genomic window of Sphingomonas lutea:
- a CDS encoding glycosyltransferase family 4 protein codes for MMLDATRHDNREVGLLYYAAVAGDVAETFRLWLCGQSDDSGTSEAYSGSFFELCQRLGRSGVASYPWEHQVVLTGKNLTVRSRTSLKSARGLRFHCNMLVSAWRILLDGWKFRATDIIVMDGATYWFLLLPAALLGTRVWVSVHCGLWAVGRHPKIGRRFVLALEGWFLRHHCCGALVASPQVASQVSALAKRSSLPVKVFMPSYRLSDFKDVQARKWSQRPFRVLFVGRIEQEKGVFDLLSIAEELRESGHVDIVFDVVGYGGELDSLREAARKCGLSDSFAIHGRADRPRVITFMERAHVVVVPTKSSITEGFNQVVVEAVLARTPVVTSRVCPALDLVREAAIEVPPDDIAAYCSAILNLQHDRALYEAKVAATESLRNKLTDNRAGWASVAYQLFTDSSSSTSTPNPCCAR; via the coding sequence ATGATGTTGGACGCGACTCGACACGACAATCGAGAAGTCGGGCTGCTCTACTACGCTGCCGTTGCAGGCGACGTTGCGGAGACCTTTCGACTCTGGCTGTGCGGGCAGAGCGACGACAGCGGGACCTCAGAAGCTTACTCCGGTAGTTTCTTCGAGCTGTGCCAGCGTTTGGGGCGCTCTGGCGTGGCCTCTTATCCTTGGGAACATCAGGTAGTCCTCACCGGTAAGAATCTCACGGTTCGAAGCCGTACTAGTTTGAAGTCGGCGAGGGGGCTGCGCTTCCATTGCAATATGTTGGTGAGCGCTTGGCGCATCTTGCTTGACGGGTGGAAGTTTCGGGCAACCGACATAATTGTGATGGATGGTGCCACCTACTGGTTCCTGCTTCTCCCTGCAGCGTTATTAGGAACTCGAGTCTGGGTGTCGGTTCACTGCGGCCTCTGGGCAGTCGGCCGTCATCCAAAGATCGGTCGTCGATTCGTGTTGGCACTCGAGGGTTGGTTTTTGCGGCATCATTGCTGCGGCGCCTTGGTCGCTTCTCCCCAAGTTGCCTCTCAGGTTAGCGCTTTGGCGAAGCGCTCCTCACTTCCAGTAAAAGTGTTCATGCCCTCTTACAGGCTTTCGGACTTCAAAGATGTGCAAGCTCGGAAGTGGTCGCAGCGGCCGTTCAGGGTGCTTTTCGTCGGACGGATCGAACAGGAAAAAGGCGTTTTCGATCTGCTCTCGATTGCAGAGGAGCTCAGAGAAAGCGGCCACGTCGACATTGTGTTCGATGTTGTGGGTTATGGAGGCGAGTTGGACTCTCTTCGCGAGGCGGCGCGGAAATGCGGACTATCAGACAGCTTCGCCATCCACGGTCGTGCTGACCGCCCGCGAGTAATCACCTTTATGGAGCGGGCACATGTCGTAGTTGTGCCGACGAAAAGCAGCATTACTGAGGGCTTCAATCAAGTTGTTGTCGAAGCAGTACTGGCGAGAACGCCGGTGGTGACTTCACGCGTTTGTCCTGCATTGGACCTAGTGCGCGAAGCGGCAATCGAAGTGCCTCCTGATGACATTGCGGCATATTGTTCCGCAATACTCAACTTGCAACACGATCGGGCCCTGTACGAGGCCAAAGTAGCCGCGACCGAATCACTTAGGAACAAGCTGACCGACAATCGCGCCGGGTGGGCAAGTGTAGCCTATCAGCTCTTCACAGACAGTAGCTCCTCCACTTCCACGCCCAATCCATGCTGTGCGCGCTGA
- a CDS encoding glycosyltransferase 61 family protein yields the protein MTEKEVLHPGETIDVSPAITLDGEMARVLGTGPWTTVEQELSESKARTHVHGPTVAYRLCDALIADGTVYAKNVRLPWGVADRRAILFDEGSHLANAQLCVSAASSTFFGHWMRDGLCLEQLAHERDLVPVSFARTPWLHEPGYRELADLSGAPVLVARASSLWVVDDRGLNGEWARRFRLVRERIRSKVTMGDADRVYLARGSLGAARTLVNEHEITAELARAGFTIVEPEKLSPRALVQALGRARIVVSFEGSHLNHAQFSMPERAALVVIQPATRFYMFHKALTDILSGKFGYVVAEPCGSGFKLSTSRLRRTLDLVENECSGSQ from the coding sequence GTGACTGAGAAGGAGGTCCTGCACCCTGGAGAGACGATCGATGTGTCGCCCGCAATAACGCTCGATGGTGAAATGGCACGGGTCTTGGGCACTGGTCCTTGGACAACGGTCGAGCAGGAGCTTTCGGAGAGCAAAGCCAGGACACATGTGCATGGGCCGACGGTGGCTTATCGGCTTTGCGATGCATTGATTGCAGACGGAACTGTATATGCGAAAAACGTACGCCTTCCTTGGGGCGTCGCCGATCGGCGGGCTATCCTGTTTGACGAGGGTAGTCACCTCGCTAATGCGCAGCTTTGCGTCAGTGCAGCAAGTAGCACGTTTTTCGGGCATTGGATGCGCGATGGGCTTTGTCTCGAGCAGTTGGCACATGAGCGCGACCTAGTGCCAGTAAGCTTCGCCCGAACGCCGTGGCTCCATGAACCGGGGTATAGAGAGCTTGCTGACCTTTCCGGAGCACCCGTCCTCGTAGCTCGCGCTAGTTCGTTGTGGGTAGTCGATGATCGCGGGCTCAACGGTGAATGGGCCCGCCGCTTTCGTCTCGTGCGCGAACGCATTCGCTCGAAAGTCACTATGGGGGACGCGGATCGTGTGTACTTGGCGCGAGGCTCCTTGGGGGCAGCCAGGACGTTGGTGAACGAACATGAGATTACTGCGGAGCTGGCACGGGCCGGCTTCACCATCGTCGAGCCCGAAAAGCTTTCGCCACGCGCGCTAGTCCAAGCATTGGGCAGAGCACGCATCGTCGTATCGTTTGAAGGATCGCATCTCAATCACGCGCAGTTCTCGATGCCGGAGCGAGCGGCGCTTGTGGTGATTCAACCTGCCACCCGATTCTACATGTTCCATAAGGCGCTGACAGATATTCTGTCGGGCAAATTCGGTTATGTCGTGGCTGAACCGTGTGGTTCAGGGTTTAAGCTCTCCACTAGTAGGCTACGGCGCACTTTGGATCTGGTGGAGAATGAATGTAGTGGCAGTCAATGA
- a CDS encoding undecaprenyl-phosphate glucose phosphotransferase, whose product MRAEAAERPLEESKAAVRLPLSLPAISWVSRLVELAAVLGASYLATLIYDLRVPQDLAINYGRLTLLTGIVYLVLSESMGANDVEAQLSFRKALGRVLSSLVFTAVTLLTVGFFLKATEEFSRIWVVTFFALSAAGLIVTRAALIPLTRRLKRQGVFNQRVAIYGAGPQGSRLAEYILGHEKLTLSINGFYDDRVPANVQTHGLPVLGGSQRLIADIRQGLVDQVIVALPWSAEKRLREVVELIALTPVRIRLAPDIAGFVFAQRTVVLLGEVPVVTVFERPISGVDQALKWLEDKVLGLLILAVAAPLMAVIGIAIKLDTPGPVFFRQQREGFNNRPFLVWKFRTMFADRCEGDNIAQATRRDPRITRVGALLRRSSLDELPQLINVLLGQMSLVGPRPHAASTRAGGRVFSEVIARYAARHNVKPGLTGWAQICGWRGETQTEEQLQKRFEYDLHYIDNWSVWFDLYILIRTAATVLGQKGAY is encoded by the coding sequence GTGCGGGCGGAAGCGGCTGAGCGGCCGCTGGAAGAGTCAAAGGCTGCCGTCAGGCTGCCGTTGAGCTTGCCGGCAATCAGCTGGGTATCACGTCTAGTCGAACTGGCTGCAGTTCTCGGCGCGAGCTATCTGGCGACCCTGATTTACGACTTGCGAGTGCCGCAGGATCTGGCGATCAACTATGGCCGCCTGACGCTCCTCACTGGCATCGTGTACCTCGTCCTATCGGAATCGATGGGTGCAAACGATGTCGAAGCCCAATTGTCTTTTCGAAAGGCCCTTGGCCGGGTCCTGAGTTCCCTGGTTTTCACGGCGGTGACACTTCTGACCGTCGGCTTCTTTTTAAAGGCGACCGAAGAATTCTCGCGTATCTGGGTGGTGACCTTCTTCGCCTTGAGTGCCGCAGGTCTCATAGTAACGCGTGCCGCGCTTATCCCACTAACTCGGCGCTTGAAACGCCAAGGTGTCTTCAATCAGCGTGTTGCCATCTACGGCGCCGGTCCACAGGGCTCTCGCTTGGCCGAGTATATTCTCGGGCACGAGAAGCTGACACTTAGCATAAATGGTTTCTACGACGATCGGGTGCCTGCAAACGTCCAGACGCACGGATTGCCCGTGCTTGGGGGGTCGCAACGTTTGATCGCCGACATTCGCCAGGGCCTTGTGGATCAGGTGATTGTTGCTTTGCCTTGGTCGGCCGAAAAGCGACTTCGGGAGGTCGTCGAACTCATCGCGCTAACGCCGGTCCGCATTCGCTTGGCTCCAGATATCGCGGGGTTCGTATTTGCCCAGCGCACAGTGGTGTTGCTCGGCGAAGTCCCCGTCGTCACGGTGTTTGAACGGCCAATCTCAGGTGTCGATCAAGCCCTGAAATGGCTCGAAGATAAGGTTCTCGGTTTGCTCATCCTCGCGGTTGCGGCGCCCCTGATGGCGGTGATCGGCATCGCAATAAAACTAGATACGCCGGGTCCAGTGTTCTTCCGCCAGCAGCGCGAGGGCTTTAACAATCGCCCGTTCTTAGTGTGGAAGTTCCGCACGATGTTCGCCGATCGGTGCGAAGGGGATAATATTGCGCAGGCAACGCGTCGAGATCCGCGCATTACACGCGTAGGCGCGTTGCTTCGCCGGAGCAGCCTCGACGAACTGCCTCAGCTGATCAACGTCTTGCTTGGCCAAATGTCCTTGGTCGGACCACGGCCGCACGCCGCTTCGACGCGAGCCGGCGGGCGCGTTTTCTCTGAGGTGATCGCGCGATACGCGGCACGGCACAATGTGAAGCCGGGACTAACGGGATGGGCCCAGATATGCGGTTGGCGAGGTGAGACGCAGACGGAAGAGCAATTGCAGAAGCGCTTCGAATATGACCTGCACTATATCGACAATTGGTCTGTATGGTTTGACTTGTACATCCTGATCCGCACGGCTGCGACGGTCTTGGGGCAGAAGGGTGCCTATTGA